From the genome of Primulina huaijiensis isolate GDHJ02 chromosome 11, ASM1229523v2, whole genome shotgun sequence:
taggaagcttattaaactggttttattccttttcttttcttcttttttttaaaaaaatgttttatccTTTTGTTTTCAAACTCTACGGTTTTGAACTTCCCATAGTTCCCtaaatatgtatgtatgtacctTGCTTTCCAATGCGTCTCTGTAGTTGACAAAATTTAAATGAGCATTTGTTATGAGCCCAGGTTCAAGCTCAGAAACATCCAAAGGCCCAACAAAAATAACCTTTGAAAAgcccaaaataattaaaacgtATGCTAGGAGAAACAAGGGGAAGAAACACGTGAATGGGAGGGAATAAAAGAACAGTTAGAGGAGAGGAGAGATTCATTCAGTTATACTTTTTGTTGAGTGAGCACTAGCCTTGGCTAGGGAGAGAAATCTTGTACAGAGCACATAAACTCTGGGTTTCCATTTTCTTCATTGAATATAATTGTCCATTTCTCGTATTGTTCTAGTACTTGGAATTGTGTGTGCGTGATTCTCGAAATTCTCAGAACATAACATTGGTCCGACCTGCCGGATTCGAAGGACGCACAAAGAAGATGGCCAGCACTCGCAGTGATGCTAAGTTCGAAACAATGGAACGATCGGTGAATGGGTTGCAGGAGAGTATGCTGCAGGTACAGGGAAGGTTGGATAAACTCGACCAAACGCTCGGCAGTTTCCATGAGCTGAGGGGACTGATGGAACAGCTGATCAAAACACAAGGAGGAGGGAAGGGTCACGGTCATTACGAGGAGGCGCTGGAAGGGGGAGGGAAGGAGAGCGCGGAGACCACCAACGGAGAGAGTCACGAAACAATTACAGAAGAGATGAGGATGGCGTTGAGAAGGATCGAATTACCTGTGTTCGAAGGAGAAGACCCGATGGGTTGGCTGGGGAAAGTGGAGCAATACTTCAATGTCCATAATACCCCAACCGGATGTAGGCTCAAACTGGCTTACATCTGTATGCAGGGATCCACCATTCATTGGTTCCGCTGGATGAAGGCGAGAATCCCTAACATGAACTGGGATCGATTTGCGGAAGAATTGATAAAGCGATATGGCGGGTATGAGGCTAATCCATTTGAGCTCATAGCCTCGCTGAAGCAGGAACAACACTCCGTTGATGTATATATCGAACAATTTGAGGTGTTGGTTGCCCAGATTGGTGACGTTCAAGAGGACCAATGCCTGGGTTATTTTATGAGCGGGTTGCGGGAGGATATTCGTCGGCGCATGATTGTCCATAATCCGCGGACGGTGGATCGCGCGATGTTGTTGGCAAGGGGGTTGGAAGTGGAGTTGTTCGGAAAGGTGATGGATCGTGGCAGAAGTAGATCGGGGCTTGGCCATGGTCTTGAACAGAGAGGGCCCATGAATATGAATTGGGCTAATCAGGCCCAATCCACTGATAAGGAACGACATCCTGGTAACCCATCATCACGTCTTAATGCAAGAGCGTTAGGTCCAGGAGAAGAATATTCTCACAAGACGCACACCCCGACGAATTACGGAGGGGGGTCGCGGTTACATCCTGGTGGGAACAGTGGCGGAACAACGAGGGTCCAGGCACCAAAGAATCGTGATGGTAGAATCGTATCACACCAAGAGTTTTTGCACAGAAGGGAGAAAGGGCTGTGTTTTAAATGTGGGGAGCCATATCACCCCTTACATCGATGTGCGAATAAGAGTCTGAGAGTGACGATTTTGGCGGAAGAAGACGGGGAAGAAGGCGATGAGAGTCAGGGGACAGCGGAGGAGGGAAGTGGCAAACAGCAGGAGGAGGCTGAAGCATGGGTGGGAGCACCTGTTACTGAATACAATACACTGGAGCTGCCAATGTACTCCGTCAGTGGTATTAATCAACCACAGACGCTGAAAATGAAGGTGAAGGTAGCAGGACGACAGGTGGTGGCCATGGTTGACAGTGGTGCGAGCCACAATTTCATTTCGAGAAATTTGATTACTGATTTGGGAATCAAAGTGGATGAGGGTGTGAAATTTAGCGTGTGCCTGGGGGATGGATGCCGTGTGGCTTGTCAAGGGTTGTGCAAAGGGGTGGAAGTCGATCTGGGTCTTTGTCAGATACAAATCGAGGGATATTTATTTGAGTTGGGAGAACTTGATCTCATTCTGGGCGTTGACTGGCTCCGAACGCTGGGCGACGTCATACTGAATTGGGCCAATATGGAGATGAGATTTACGTGGCAAGGGCAGGCTGTAGTTCTACGAGGCGACCCGACACTCAGTAGATCTGTAGTATCGTTCAAATCTCTTGTTAAAGTGAAAGAAGTTGAATTCTGTGGTGCGGTACTGATCAAGTGGAATGACAGTGTGCTGAGGAAATTAGCAGTAGAGCAAGAGGGCTCCAGTGAGGCAATTGACATTCTCCTCTCTCAGTATGGAGGAGTATTTCAAGAGTCCCCAGGATTGCCTCCTCGACGATTACAAGATCATATCATAAACATCAAGGAGGGGTATGGGCCGGTGTCGGTGCGTCCATATCGCTACGCCCATCACCAAAAAGATGAGATAGAACGTATGGTGCGGGACATGCTCAAATCGGGGGTCATACAGCCAAGTAGCAGCCCATACTCCAGCCCCGtaattttggtaaaaaaaaaagatggcaGTTGGCGattttgtattgattaccgagCCTTGAATGAGATCACCATATCTGACAAATATCCTATTCCCGTGGTTGAGGAACTCTtcgatgaattgcatggtgcgaAGTACTTCTCAAAGCTGGATCTCCGGTCGGGGTATCACCAAATTCGAGTTCAACCCGACGATATTCCAAAAACAGCGTTTCGAACGCATgatgggcattacgaatttgTGGTAATGCCCTTTGGTTTGAAAAACGCGCCGGCAACGTTCCAAGCCACAATGAATGAGGTATTCCGGCTTTATCTGAggaaatttgttcttgtattttttgatgatatattgatttacaGTGAAGGGTGGGAGGAACACTTGTTGCATGTGAGAATGGTGCTCGATGTTCTGGTGCACAACAGTCTGGTTCTGAATAAAAAGAAGTGTCACTTCGGGTTGCGTCAAGTGGGCTACTTGGGACATATTATCACTGGTCAGGGGGTAATGGTGGATCCAGACAAGATAGCCAGTGTTAGTCAGTGGCCGAGACCGAAGCACACAAAGGGTTTGAGGGGGTTTCTGGGGTTGACCGGTTACTACAGAAAATTCATCAAAGATTATGGGAAGATTGCTAAACCATTAACAGACCAGctgaagaaaaataatttttcctggAACAACATGGCAGAGGAGGCGTTTGTCAAACTCAAGGAGGCTCTTAGCACGGCTCCTGTACTTAAAATGCCCAATTTTAATCAAGAGTTTGTGGTGGAGTGTGATGCATCAGGAGTGGGGCTAGGAGCAGTGCTGGTCCAAGAGGGCAGGCCCGTCGCCTACTACAGTAAGGCGCTGGCTGAGAGGGCTTCAACAAAATCAACGTACGAACGAGAATTAATGGCTTTGGTATTAGCTGTCCAACATTGGCGTCACTATTTGTTGGGGCGGAAGTTCACAGTGATAACCGATCATAAGCCATTGAGGAGCCTCTTGCAACAGCGAATTACCACCCCTGACCAACAATATTGGTTGGCCAAACTGCTCGGTTATGAGTTTGAAATCAAGCACAAGGGAGGGGTGGAGAATGGGGCAGCCGATGCGTTGTCTCGAAGAGAATACAGCGGCGACTTGATGGCTTTGACAAAAGCTGAATGGGTTGAGATGAAAGAACTTAAGGAAGCAGTTGGGGAAGATCAAGAGTTGAGAAAGATTATTGACAAACTTCGAATGGAGGACAGGGGCGGCACCCATTATATGTTAGTCAACGGATGTTTGTTGCACAAAGGCAGATTGGTGATTCCGCAGTCATCACAGTGGATCACCAAGTTGTTAAACGAGTTTCATAACACTCCAGTTGGGGGACACGCCGGTGCATTACGAACATATAAGAGGGTGGCAAGTAATTTTTATTGGAAAGGGATGAAGGCAGATGTCAGAAAGTTTGTAGCTCAGTGTTCGATCTGTCAACAACAAAAGTATGAGGCCACTAAGCCCGCGGGGTTACTTCAACCATTGGCACTACCGGAAGTGGTTTGGGAGGATTTAGCCATGGATTTTATTACGGGActcccaaaatcaaaagggtATGATGTAATCTTGGTGGTAATAGACAGGCTATCCAAATATGCACATTTTTTGCTGTTGAGACACCCCTACAAGGCAAGTGCAGTAGCTGAGCTGTTTGTTAAAAATGTGGTGAAATTACATGGGGTTCCAAAAACGATTGTGAGCGACAGGGATgctgtgtttatgagtctgTTTTGGTCTGAAATTTTCAGGCTACAGGGAACCCAACTAAAAATGAGTACAGCGTATCACCCTGAGACGGATGGACAGAGTGAAGCGTTAAACAAGTGCGTTGAGACTTACCTACGCTGCTTCTGTTCAGAACAGCCTAAGAGTTGGGCTCAGTGGATACATTGGGCAGAATATTGGTACAATACTTCCTATCAAACATCAGCAGGAATGAGCCCATTCGAAGTGGTATATGGGCGCAAGCCACCAAACATGACTCAATTTATTCCAGGAGAAACACAAGTGGCAGCTGTATCACAGGCATTAGGGGACAGAGATGAGCTTTTACGGCAACTCAAGTATAATCTGGAAAGAGCTCAGCAGTACATGACGAAACAAGCTAACAAGAAACGGCGAGAGGTTCAATTTCAGGAAGGAGACATGGTATACTTGAAGTTGAGACCACATCGGCAGAATTCAGTGTGTTCCAGAATTGCTCAGAAGCTCTCTAACAGATTTTATGGGCCATTTAAGATTGAAAAGAAGGTGGGAACAGTTGCCTATAAGTTACTGCTGCCCGAGGGTTCGAGGGTGCATCCAGTTTTTCATGTCTCATGCCTGAAACGAGCAGTGGGCATCTCTGATGTTGAGATCAAACCCCCTGAGGAAATCGACGCAGATTTGCTCATGACTTTCGAACCTGATGTGGTTTTAGCAAAGAGAATTAGGCATCTAAAAGGGCAGCCCTGTCAACAGATTCTGGTACGATGGAAGGGACGATCCGAAGaggaagctacctgggagagtCTAGAAGATTTTCAAGGGCAGTTTCCAGATTATCGCCTTGAGGACAAGGCGCATTTTGAGGAGGCCAGTAATGTTATGAGCCCAGGTTCAAGCCCAGAAACATCCAAAGGCCCAACAAAAATAACCTTTGAAAAgcccaaaataattaaaacgtATGCTAGGAGAAACAAGGGGAAGAAACACGTGAATGGGAGGGAATAAAAGAACAGTTAGAGGAGAGGAGAGATTCATTCAGTTATATTTTTTGTTGAGTGAGCACTAGCCTTGGCTAGGGAGAGAAATCTTGTACAGAGCACATAAACTCTGGGTTTCCATTTTCTTCATTGAATATAATTGTCCATTTCTCGTATTGTTCTAGTACTTGGAATTGTGTGTGCGTGATTCTCGAAATTCTCAGAACATAACAGCATTAACTGTTTTTCTTGTCATTTGAAAGGTTTGAATTCGAGATGTGGATAAAAGTTTACTGCAATCCTCATTAACTATTATGACACTGCGCACGGTGTTAAAATTCTTGTTTATCAAAATGTAATGGATAtaaaatatctatttatagTCCAGTTTATAATATTCTAGTTATTTTCTTGAGATCTATAATTGCTGGCAATTGAGGACCAGACTGGGTTCTAGGCCTTGTGTTAGGAGTTATCAATTGTCAGAAAGAGAAAAGGAACATGGTTTGTTGCTAACTTCTAAAATAATAGCAGGAAAGAAAGGGACACTAACGGCGTAGTTTTTACGGAAACTTCTGAAAAGGAATTAGTGATTTCTTAAATTGGTATTCTTTTTGTATGTCTTAATATCATGCTATTATGTAATGGGATGATTTATCATGTCAATGTGCTAGAAAATTGATTTAAGATTACAAATCATGTCTAAACTGTTAGTGGAAGGGCAAAATTTATTCTTGCATCTGATAAAGAAGCTAGATGAGAGACTCATATATGTTTTCAGATACTGTATATTGTCTACTTTTGAATTATTGAATGACTTATTTTTCCTTTTGTACTTGTTTCAGTTGTTCGCATTACATTCATGCTAATAGCTACGTGCATGCTTAGGAAGAATTATTTCTTATGAATGCAGCTGGATGCTTTTTAACTTGAAGTGGTGTATCTTGTGTACTCAGTATGACATGTGTCTGATATGTTCATGTTAGTGTGTCATCTGATATCCTTGATTTCTGCATAACTGCCAGGACAAGTTCTTGGCATTTGGTCCCGAGCAACATCCTATAGCGCTCCAAATTGGCGGAAATGATTTGGATAACCTTGCTAAGGCAACTCAACTTGCAAATTCTTATGGATATGATGAGATTAATCTCAAGTAAGTTCCTTAGATCTGGGCTTCCTTTCTATGTCTACTATTTTTATATTCCTTTTATCTAGTGAGACATTTGCTTCACAGCTGCGGATGCCCTAGCTCAAGGGTTGCTGGAAAAGGGTGTTTCGGGGTGCGTCTTATGCTTGATCCAAAGGTGTGTATTGTGGTGCTTGACTTGAATAAGATAGTACAGTATCAGAATGAGTTCTAATTTTCTCATACTGTCGTTTATGAGGGAAGTTTGTTGCCAATGCTATGTCAGTCATTGCTGCTAACACAGATGTTCCCGTAAGTGTGAAATGCCGAATCGGTGTTGATGACCATGATTCATATAATGAACTGTGTAAGTCCTTTCTATGCTTTCTTACAGacattcaaattttgaattgttCTCGTCTTTTAATTTTGCCTGGCTTCCAAAATAGGGTTATGGACTTACTGGATTGCTGTTCATACATTTACAGTTACTGATGTACACATAACTCTACTCTGTTTTGTCTATCTAAGAATGCTCGGAATATGTTTACTTGGACTGATTGGTTTCAACAATTTAACCtcgttttaaattttcaaaagcaCATTAATTCgcattttaaatcaaattatcaGAACGCAAGTATTGCAGAGCCTtaccttttttttattattattcattgaCCAATTGTTATATTTcacaattttattataattacttTACAATATCTAATTGTTATGGACCTTCAATTTCTACAATTTATGCAAAGcacaatttaaaaatttttgttgcAAATACTGCGAAATCTTTCAACATTTTCAAGTTGAATGTGGACGACAGATCAACCAGTGAACAATATGAGCTTATTGTTTACCCGTTACTTCTGAATAGCCGTACTTGTATAGGTTGTGGCAATATGTACAGATTTATGAGTTCCTGGATGTGCCTGCTAATCACTCTTTACTGCAATTCTTTTTGTTATCGTAATTTGTCGTCTTCCCATTATTTAATCGATCATTCTAGTTTTAAGCACGCAGGCTTGTGTTGCCTTCAGTAAATGCCCCCTTGTCTTGTTTGAAGCATCCCTATTTGACATAAATATAGTCTTTTTTAAGTTTTCATTTTTATAGTTCTTTCATAATCTTGTAGTAATGATTGGACAATCTAACGATGTTCTTGTGTTGTTAAATCTATAACCCATGTCTATGAACCATGTCTTCACTCGTTCTGATCACGCATTCTTCACTTTCAATTTATCTGGAAAATGGCTATTTTGCTTGTGAAAGTTATTTCCTTAGGTTTCAAAGAATGccacattttaatttatttttatgtcctAGACTGACTTGATTCTTGTGATTCAGTCATTCTGCATCATAGCTAGGATCCCATGCTCAAAACTGGATCGGGTTTGTCCCATACAACTGACCATTTTCCTTCTTCCGCAGGtgatttcatttataaggtCTCATCTCAGTCGCCAACAAAGCATTTCATAATACACTCCAGGAAGGCATTACTAAATGGAATCACCCCCAAAGAAAATAGATCTATCCCACCCTTAAAGTATGAATTTAGTGTATTGCGTATTTGTTATCATCTCTTTGATCTGTCTATTTAAATGACATTTCTATCTGTCGattgttttagtttttttcctttctaaatgagtttatttcttttttgtcattttacacttggctCAATATATGCAGATATGAATACTACTATGCTCTTATGCGGGACTTTCCAGACTTGCAGTTTACTATCAATGGTGGCATAAATACCATTAGTGAGGTAAATTTTCTAACACTTAATCACCTAACATAACAAAAAGTGTTATGAAATGGAATTTTAACAACCTTAATAGTTTTTTATAACCTAACAGAACCATGTCTTTACTTTTTCCTGAAAGAATTCctaaaattctcaactgaatgTCATTTAGTCGTGGTTTCAGTGGGCTGGGTAATGAGTTTTAGACAAGTTTCTTTTGAATTAGATATGTGGGGTTAACTACTACACCTATCAGTGCGTGCTTAAGTGCAAAGTGCAGCGAAGCACAGAACCATGTCTTTACTTTTTCCTGAAAGAATTCCTAAACTGAATGTCATTTAGTCGTGGTTTCAGTGGGCTGGGTAATGAGTTTTAGACAAGTTTCTTTTGAATTAGATATGTGGGGTTAACTACTACACCTATCAGTGCGTGCTTAAGTGCAAAGTGCAGCGAAGCACACTGCGTGTACTCAAGACTTAAGTGCACAGCTTCCACGAAGCAGGCGCTTTTGGGTTCTTTTTTTGCGCTTCGCATCGAAGTGCACTTCGATGAAAAGCTTTCTTATTTTAGAATAAATTTCTGATAGAGGAGAAATCACCCTGTAAATGTATGATTTCTTAgttgtttatttaaaaaatgagtaGACGAAACCCTAACATCGCATCGTATTTTCCCTGCGTAGCCTCAGCCCTCgcattgaaatatttgatatttggaAGATGAAGATAATGATTTCAATATTTGATATCTCATGcttcatattttaaaagaaaaatgatttttttattttattttttagaatattttatcTATTGCACTTTATTTCTATAAAGCGTGTGCTTCGCGCTTAAAGGCCCAGGACGCTTGAGCGCTTTAATGCGCCTTGCGCTTTTAATTACATTGCACCTAACCAAGTAATAAATTGAAACTGGTAGTTTTTTTAACATACAACAATAAGGGATTAATTGTATGTAATAAAAGAAAACTAGAGTTATTACAATAATAAGAAATGTTGTTGAGATAGCCTATATcatgcatttttaaaaaaaggtatCAAACGGCATAAAATAATCGATGGTGTTATTGATCAATTAAGTTGTAAAGATGAGACTCAttaagcttatatatattaaacttATTATGAGAGGATGTAAACTTGCACCCCTTGTCTTCCATATTTGTTGACAGTTAAAGTTTTAGGTAATTGCAGCACGAAAGGAAGGAGCCCAAGGTGTCATGATTGGACGTGCAGCCTACAATAAGTATATCATATATGTGCTTTATACAAGTTCCTTTGTTTTTGCACTGATTTTATAATGTACATTTTGTTGATCTGCCGGTCCAAGTTTTTCTTTACCTGTTTGGGGTGGGGTGCCGACTCATTGTTCAGCTTTTAATTCttatgaatgataaccactgtAGAAAGTTTGATTAGATAGTGTCTCCAGTCAGTCGACGATGCAGCATTTGTTAGTGGAGAAGTTAAACTTTTTATAAAAAAGAACATTTGGTTGACTGATTAGAATCAACTGTATCTGTTAGACACAAAATTTACTTCAGTAAATAAGTTTGTTGTCTAGGAAGCAAAATCTGGTTACGGGCAATGCAGTGttctatttcttttcttttaagtCGATCAGACAAACGAAATATTTGGAAAACAAGAATGTTTTTGCTCCTGGTTCTTAGATTATAATGGTAATCAAACATTGGCATTGGTGCTAGCATTAAGGtatcaataaaaattattttaaagtaggTGAAAGAAATTACATctcaataaaactaaaattttgttGTTAAAGATACCTTTTGGAATGCTCATTgtgcatcatcatcatcatcataggACATTCCTGTTAGTTGTGGGGTCAGCTACATGAATATTACCTGCTTGTTTTTTCACACATTTATTTTAACATACACATCTCTGCTACCGCCATCTTATGCATATGTAGTGGCCTAACACTCCGAGCCATAAAGCATAGTCAGTCAAACAATAATCTTATAAAGTTTTCTTTTTGTTGTAGATTACACCGAAGCAATGTTGGTCATGGCGATAATATAGtaaaaatgcggaataaaacAATCAACAAAAACACAGATTTACGTGGTTTGCCCAATATGGActacgtccacggagctacTGCAAATCTTTAATATAGGGATTTAAATATTACAAGTGTATACAAAACACTCAATCTCTCACAATCCCAACTGAGAATATAaccgataaaatatttttcttttaacttACACCTATAGAACCTCTCAACACTCAAAGAAAAAAACATTTTGCTCTCTTTATTTAAGGATGCTTTGAAAAGTTCCGATGGGATGATTAAATTGAGAAGGAGGGAGCTCTATTTGTAGAGCTTTTCGTGTATGTGAAAGCTTCTACCGCAACTTTATTTTTCTTCAGTCAATTGAAACGTGTCAATCATTTCACAATTTGCAGCTTGCCATATTTACAATTCAAGCTGCCACCACCATCCATCACAAATGCTGGTGACAGATTGTCAATAGCTccaacatttctcccacttgaagagtTGATTTTAATAATGTCTCAACACCATCAATGCAACAACCCATATGTCCTCATTTATAGATGAAGTCCAAGTGAATTATAACACAACTTTAGTTTGTCAATGATCACAACCTTTGTTAGCATATCGGCTGGATTCTTACTTCCAAAAATCTTTTCaagcatcaagactccatcttcTAAAATTGATCTAATGAAATGGTACCGAACCAGCATATGTTTcgtcctagcatgataaacatGGTTTTTTGGTAAATGAATAGCACTCCGACCGTTATAGTGTAATGTGCTATTATCAAGCTTCTAACCCAATTCCTCCGGAAAAGATCTCAACCATATCATTTTCTTGCAAGCTTCTGTAACCGCAATGTACTCAGCCTGTGTAGTAAAAAACGCGACTATCTTTTGTAACTTAGACACATAGTATCCAGTGGTACTTTTTCTGCCATCCACGTCACCACCCATGTCGGCATCGAGAAAACCTTGTAAGCTCGTATTTGACCTCctaaagcataaataaaactagcagtacctttcaagTACATGAGAATCGATTTAATTACTTCTTAGTGTTGTTTTCCTGGATTGCTCATAAACCTACTCACAACACCCACTGCATGTGCTTTGTCTGGTCTCgtgcacaccattgcatacatgagaCTTCCGACAGCAGAATTGTAAGGAACCTTGTTCACATAAGTTTGCTCCTACTTCTTTGATGGTGATTTTGCTTTGGTTGGTTTAAAATGACTAGCCAAATGAGTACTCGCATGTTTAGTTTCATCTATATTAAATCTACTAACCACTTTTTTCACGTACTCTTTTTGAGATAACTATTCCATTCACCTGATCCCTTaggatcctcattccaaggattttcTTTGCAGCATCCAAATCCTTCATAGCAAATTTTTTTGATTATTCTTTCTTGAGTTTACCAATCTCCTGCAGACAAActcctgctatcaacatatcatctacatatagtaGTAGAatgatataataaccatcaaacttcttcacataaaaacaGAGATCAGCCAGACACCTCAGGAAACTATTTTACTGATAAacctatcaaacttcttgtaccttgtttgagaccgtataagctcttctgaagttgcACACTGTTCTCTCTTTTCGTTGTACTTCAAATCCCTGTGGCTGTTTCAtttaaatttcttcatctaagTCACCATGAAGCAACACCGTCTTTACATCTAACTGCTCCAGATGTTAATCTTCTTTTGTCACTAATCCGAGTATAATGGTAGTGGTTAGCTTAGCCCCGGAGAGAAAATCTTAGTATAATCAATATCTTACTTTTGTTGAAAACCTTTTACAACAAATCTTGCTTTGTACCACTTGCTACCATCATGTTCTTTTTTAACTAGTACACTCACTTGTTATGTAATGTCTTTTGTcttgcggaagttctgtcaaTTCCCGCGTCTGATTGAATAACAGTGAATCATCTCATCTTTCATTGCTAACTTCCACTTGTTAGAATCATCACTTTGCATTTCTTATTCATAGTTCTTCGGTTCACCTTTGTCTATgagcaaaatatagt
Proteins encoded in this window:
- the LOC140989066 gene encoding uncharacterized protein encodes the protein MVAARYPPPWFSVAPMMDCTNNYYRTLARFLTKHAWLYTEMIAAETIVFQKGDLDKFLAFGPEQHPIALQIGGNDLDNLAKATQLANSYGYDEINLNCGCPSSRVAGKGCFGVRLMLDPKFVANAMSVIAANTDVPVSVKCRIGVDDHDSYNELCDFIYKVSSQSPTKHFIIHSRKALLNGITPKENRSIPPLKYEYYYALMRDFPDLQFTINGGINTISEVIAARKEGAQGVMIGRAAYNNPWNVLAHVDSAIYGAPPSNITRRQVLEKYQIYGDSVLRYYDPKPNPREVMKPFLGFFHSAPGNVLWKRKADAAFLKFTTMKSFFEETLVAIPDYVLDSPLTETPLCYSDTFANSKSRLPPPYSIREEMLYP